Below is a genomic region from Rhizobium sp. 007.
GGCTGTTTCGAAAGACAGCCCGCCCGTCTTCAACAACCTGCTCGCCTACAAGGACGAGATCGTGCCGTGGCTGAAGGCAATGACCGATGCGGTCCATGAGGAAGGGGCGGCGATCATGATCCAGCTCACGCACCTCGGCCGTCGCACGCGCTGGGACAAGGGCGACTGGCTTCCCGTTGTCGCACCGTCGCATCAGCGCGAGGCCTCACACCGGGCTTTCCCCAAGAAGATCGAAGATTGGGACATCGAGCGCATCATAAAGGACTTTGCCGACGCTGCAGAACGCATGAAGGCCGGGGGCATGGATGGCGTCGAACTGGAGGCCTATGGACACCTGCTTGACCAGTTCGCGTCCCCGCTGACAAACGAACTCGAAGGTCCTTACGGTGGTTCGCTCGACAATCGCATGCGTTTCTGTCTGGATGTTCTGAAGGCGATCCGGAAACGGGTCGGAGAGGACTTCATTCTGGGAATACGCTACACCGCTGATGAATGTCTTCCCGGCGGCACCGGCAAGGCTGACGGCCTCGAAATTTCCAAGCGCCTCAAAGAAAGCGGCCTTATTGACTACTTGAATGTGATCCGCGGTCATATCGACACCGACGCCGGCCTTACAGATGTCATCCCGATCCAGGGTATGGCGAACTCCCCGCATCTCGATTTTGCGGGTGAGATTCGCGCCGCGACGGATTTCCCCACCTTCCACGCGGCCAAAATCCCGGATGTTGCAACTGCCCGCCATGCGATTGCGTCGGGCAAGGTCGATATGATCGGCATGACCCGCGCTCATATGACGGACCCGCACATCGTTCGCAAAATCATGGAGAAGCGCGAAGAGGACATCCGTCCCTGCGTCGGCGCCAACTACTGTTTGGACCGCATTTACCAGGGTGGGGCGGCCTATTGCATCCACAATGCCGCGACCGGCCGCGAGCTGACGATGCCGCATGTGGTCAAAAAGGCGGACGTTCGTAAGAAAGTTGTTGTCGTCGGCGCAGGCCCGGGGGGGCTGGAAGCCGCAAGGGTTGCAGCCGAGCGCGGCCATGACGTCGTCGTATTCGAGGCGGCCAACGATCCCGGCGGCCAAATCCGCTTGACGGCCCAAAGCGAGCGCCGCAGGGAAATGATCAGCATCATCGACTGGCGGATGAACCAGTGCGAGAAGTACGGTGTGGTCTTCCGTTTCAACACCTGGGCGGAAGCCGACACGGTGGAGGCGGAAAGGCCCGACGTGGTGATCATTGCCACCGGTGGCATACCGCATACAGACGTCCTCTCCACGGGTAATGAACTGGTCGTCTCGGCCTGGGACATCATTTCAGGTGACGTGAAACCAGGAACGAACGTTCTTATCTTCGATGACGCGGGCGACCACGCAGGGCTGCAGGCTGCCGAGTTCATTGCCACGGCGGGCGCCAAGGTGGAAATCATGACACCTGACCGTTCCTTCGCCCCGGAAGTCATGGCGATGAACCTCGTGCCCTATATGCGTTCGCTGCAGAACCTCGACGTCACCTTCACCGTGACCTTCAGGCTTGAAGCGGTCGAAAAGGACGGCAATCACCTCATTGCCCATGTCGGCAGCGATTACGGCGGTGTTGCGAAGCAGCGCACGGTCGACCAGGTCGTCATCAACCATGGGACAATCCCGCTCGATGAACTTTATTTCGAGCTGAAACCCTTTTCCACCAATCTCGGCGAAATTTCGCAGCAGCAATTGGTCGCCGGCGAACCCCAGACTGTCGTGCGCAATCCTGAAGGGAAATTCCAGCTCTTCCGGATCGGTGATGCTGTGGCCGCTCGCAACACCCATGCTGCCATCTACGATGGGTTGCGGATCGCCAAGGATATCTGACGAAAAGGCGGTCCGACATGTCGGACAGCCAACCTTCACGCAGTGACGTCGGGCAGGGGCAGTCGAAGCCTGGATGGTTTGTGGATACGGCGTTTGCAGCATCTGATCAGTCACCCATGCGCCATGCTCGCACGGCTCAATTCTTCAAATATTCTCCGCGCTCAAGCGGCCGGAGATGACGTGAAAAAGGAAGGACCCCATGAAAATTCTCGTCCCCGTGAAGCGGGTGGTTGATTACAATGTGAAGATCCGCGTCAAGCCGGATGGCACGGGCGTCGAGCTTGCCAACGTCAAGATGTCGATGAACCCGTTCGACGAGATCTCGGTGGAAGAGGCGCTGCGGCTGAAGGAAGCCGGCAAGGCTGCGGAAGTGGTCGTCGTGTCGATCGGTCCGGCCAAGGCCGAAGAGACGCTGAGGACGGCGCTTGCCATGGGTGCCGACCGGGCGATCCTGGTCGAGACCGACGAGACGCTCGAGCCGCTTGCCGTTGCCAAGATCCTCAAGGGCGTGGCAGACGCCGAGAAGCCGGGCCTGATCATCGTCGGCAAGCAGGCGATCGACGACGACAGCAATCAGACCGGCCAGATGCTCGCCGCGCTCTTGGGCTCTGCCCAGGCAACCTTCGCCTCGAAGATCGAGATTACCGACGGTAAAGCGACCGTCACCCGCGAAGTCGATGGCGGCTTGCAGACGATCGACATCAAGCTGCCGGCCGTCGTCACCACCGACCTGCGCTTGAACGAACCACGCTATGCTTCGCTGCCGAACATCATGAAGGCGAAGAAGAAGCCGCTCGACAGACAAGCGCCTTCCGACTTCGGCGTTTCCACCGCTCCGCGCCTGAAGGTGCTGAAGACCGAAGAGCCAAGTGGCCGCAAGGCGGGCGTCAAGGTCAAGTCGGTCGCCGAGCTCGTCGAGAAACTCAAGAACGAAGCCGGCGTCCTCTAAGGCGAGAAAGGAAATACGACCATGGCCATTCTGCTTCTGGCTGACCACGACAATGCAAGCCTTTCCGACCAGACCGCCAAGGCGCTGACCGCTGCTCGCCAGATCGGCGGCGATGTCACCGTGCTGGTTGCCGGCAAGGGTGCCAAGGCTGCCGCCGATGCCGCTGCCAAGCTTTCCGGCGTTTCCAAGGTGCTGCTGGCCGAAAGCGACACGCTTGCCAACAATCTGGCCGAGCCGCTGGCCGACCTGATCGTTTCGCTCGCCGGCAGCTACGACACGATCATTGCGGCTGCGACCTCGACCGGCAAGAACGTCGCTCCGCGCGTTGCAGCCCTTCTCGACGTGGCGCAGGTGTCGGAAATCATCGAAGTCGTCGCGCCCGACACCTTCAAGCGGCCGATCTATGCCGGCAACGCCATCCAGACGGTGCAGGCAACCGACGCCAGACAAGTCATCACCGTGCGCACCGCCTCCTTCGCTGTTGCCGAGACCGGCGGTTCGGCTCCGGTCGAGGCAATCCCGGCCGTTTCCGATCCGGGTCTTTCGACCTTCGTCAAGGACGCGCTGTCGGCTTCCGACCGCCCGGAGCTGACGTCGGCAAAGATCATCATCTCCGGCGGCCGCGCACTCGGCTCGGCCGAGAAGTTCAGGCAAGTCATCCTGCCGCTCGCCGACAAGCTGGGAGCCGCCGTCGGCGCAAGCCGTGCGGCCGTCGATGCCGGCTATGCGCCGAACGACTGGCAGGTCGGCCAGACCGGCAAGGTCGTCGCCCCGGAACTCTACATCGCCTGCGGCATTTCCGGTGCCATCCAGCACCTTGCCGGCATGAAGGACTCGAAGGTCATCGTCGCCATCAACAAGGACGAGGAGGCCCCGATCTTCCAGGTCGCAGACTACGGCCTCGTCGCCGATCTCTTCGAGGCCCTGCCGGAACTGCAGAGTTCAATTTGATCGCTGTTATTTCCGTGTTAACAGGCGCGCCGATCTAATCCATGAACGTGCTGCCTCAGTCGCAGTCCGGTTTCATCCACGGCGGAGAAAAACATGTCGCAAGTCTCGACACCACTCAAGCGGAGCGCGGACCTGCTACTCAATGACGACAGCGCGCCAATACGACGACAGGTCTCCGTGCTTGGCGGAGGTTTTCGTCCCCGAGCTTTGCAGGAGGTTCTCAACGCAATTGGCGACGCCCTCTTGTCGTCCCAGGCTCCTGTCATGGCAAGTTACATTGCGGGCAAAATATACCAGAGGCTCGAAAAAAGGGGTGTGGCCAGACGCATCGATACCGCCACACCGTTGAAACCTGAGCATTTTGACCGCGCTCTCTCTAATCTGCATGCCTCTCTGCCCCGGTTTGCTGGCGGCGCAACAGGCTTGGCGGAATTGAACGAGCAACTGTCCTGGCGAAGCGGCCGGACCGGCCCATTTGCAAGCCTCAGGTTCGAGCAATCTCACGCTCATGCGATCGTCGTCGGACCTCACGGCCTTGAGGAACGCAGTGACGTGCGCCTCGGACTGACCTTGATGGCCCCTTACAGCCGTTTTCCAGATCACGTGCAATTCCATTCACGTGTATTCTTGCTTCTGTCCGGTGGCGAAGTTTGCCTCGACGACAGCAATTGGTTCCGTGCCACTGCAGGGACCGTCTTCTTCAATGAAGCTGGCAAGAAGTTCGCGATGCGATGCACTGCTGAGCCCTTATTGGCAGTCTGGTGCCACGTCGAAGACACGTCTCTTTGATCGACGCGATGATTTACCGAATATGTGAATTGCGAAACGAAATCAGGAAGGAAGCAAACCCATGGATGTGCGCGCTGCCATTGCCGTTCAGGCTGGAAAACCGCTGGAAGTCATGACCGTGCAGCTGGAAGGCCCGCGGGCCGGCGAGGTTCTGATCGAGGTCAAGGCGACCGGCATCTGCCACACGGACGATTTCACGCTGTCTGGCGCCGATCCGGAGGGCCTGTTTCCGGCAATCCTCGGCCATGAGGGTGCCGGCATCGTCGTCGATGTCGGACCGGGCGTCACTTCGGTCAAGAAGGGCGACCACGTCATTCCGCTCTATACGCCGGAATGCCGTGAATGCCCGTCCTGCCTGTCGCGCAAGACCAATCTCTGCACGGCGATCCGCGCCACCCAGGGCCAGGGCCTGATGCCGGACGGCACGTCGCGCTTTTCGATCGGCAAGGACAAGATCCATCACTACATGGGCTGCTCGACCTTTGCCAATTACACGGTGCTGCCCGAGATCGCCGTTGCCAAGGTCAATGCGGACGCCCCCTTCGACAAGATCTGCTACATCGGCTGCGGCGTCACCACCGGCATCGGCGCCGTCATCAACACCGCCAAGGTGGAGATCGGCGCAACGGCGATCGTCTTTGGCCTCGGCGGCATCGGCCTCAACGTCATCCAGGGCCTGAAGCTTGCCGGCGCCGACATGATCATCGGTGTCGACATCAACAATGACCGCAAGGTGTGGGGCGAAAAGTTTGGCATGACGCATTTCGTCAATCCGAAGGAGGTCGGCGACGACATCGTGCCCTATCTCGTCAACATGACGAAGCGCGGCGCCGACCAGATCGGCGGCGCCGACTACACCTTCGACTGCACCGGCAACACCAAGGTGATGCGCCAGGCGCTGGAAGCCAGCCATCGCGGCTGGGGCAAGTCGGTCGTCATCGGGGTGGCCGGTGCCGGCCAGGAAATCTCCACCCGCCCGTTCCAGCTGGTCACCGGCCGTAGCTGGATGGGCACCGCCTTTGGTGGCGCGCGTGGCCGCACCGACGTGCCGAAGATCGTCGACTGGTACATGGAAGGCAAGATTGAGATCGATCCGATGATCACCCATACGATGCCGCTCGAAGACATCAACAAGGGCTTCGAACTCATGCATTCCGGTCAAAGCATCCGCGGCGTGGTTGTCTACTGATCCTGCCGACGGGGCGGCGCCTGAACACCGGCACTCGGTTCGAGGCAGCCGGCCGCCCGCCACTCCTTTCTCTTCGCGAGGCATCGGTCAACTCACCGATGCCTCTCGTCCTGCGATACGGCTTCGAGCATCCCGAGGATCGAGTAGGCGGCCTTAACCCGCTCAGGGATGGGATAGTTACGGTTGGCAAGCAGTATTACGCCGATCCGGCGCGTTGGCACGAACGCGGCATAGGCTCCAAAGCCACCGGTGGAACCCGTCTTATTGAAAAACACGTCCTGGGCTGGCTTTTGTGGCGGCACGAGCGGGGCCACCGCGTGAGGCTTCATCGCCATGTCGGATGAGTTGCCAGCGAGGAGTGTATCCAGTCCTGCCGGCCAGGCATAGAGCTCCCACCCCAGGGACTGGAACGTATCGCCTATCCGATAGTAGCCGGTCTGGGTTGCGCCAATCGCTTTCTGCAGCGAAGGTTCAAGCCCAGAGGGATCTATATTCGCCTCGACGAAGCGCAACAGGTCGGCCGCAGTCGTCTTGACCCCGTAGGCCTGTGCATCGAGCGCTCCCGGGCTCACTCGCACGGGATTGTTTTGCTTGTTGTAGCCGAAGGCGTAATCTCCCATTTCCGCCTCTGGGATTCGGATATAGCTGTTGGTGAGACCAAGTGCAGGAAAGAGGGTGCCCTCCATGAGCTCGGGGAAGGGCTTTCTGAGGCTCGCAGCTGCGAGGGTTCCGAACAGACCAATGCTGGGATTGGAGTAAACGCGATACGTGCCGGGTTCATAGCCAGGGCGCCATCCGCGGAAATAACGCGTGAGCGTGCTGTTGTTGACGACCTCGTCGGGAAACTGCAGCGGCAGACCTCCCGCCGTATAGGTACCCAGTTCGAGCACGGTGATATGATCGAAGGCGCTGCCTGCCAGCTCCCGCATATGCTCGCTCGCAGCATCGGAGAAGGCGAGCGCTCCTTTGGCCTCAGCATAGGCGCCGAGCGTGGCGGTAAAGGTTTTGCTGACGGAGCCGATCTCGAACAGCGTGTCAGCGGTGACGGGGGTTGCCTTTTCCTTGTCGGCGAGACCATAGTTGAAAATAAACCGGCGGCCATCAACAGAGATGCCCACCGCCATGCCGGCTACGCCGTTTTCGGTCATCAACGCCTTGACGGTCCGGTCGACCACGGGCCTGATCCTGCCTTCAATAACGTCTGCCTCTGCACGGCAGGCAAGAAAGGCGCCGAAAAGGGAAAAACAGGCACCGGCGCAAACCGCATATGTCCTGCTGGATATTGTCCTCATAGCTCCTGGTATCCTCGCTTCAATGGGGCCGCCCGCACTCCCGGAAGCGGGCCTGCGCGGTGTGACGGGCCTGCAGCTGCGGTCACACGCAGTACCGCCAAGGCACACGCGGCCGCCCGCAGGCGCGACACTGTATAGGCCGTCGTCCGCGCCTTGAGCAAACGACAAAATCTCGCCTTAGGCATAAGAAAATCTAGGTCTGCCGATGGCTGTTGAAGCTCAGGTAACCCTCCGATTTCAACTGGCGCTGCCCATATCCATGTAAGCCGGTTCGAAAACGTGTCCGTCCGGATCAGCAAAGCTGCGCAGGTACATGAATCCCAAATCCTGCGGCTCGCGGACATCCGCCTGGCCGCCTGATCTGGCGGCGGCCTCCACCATGGCATCGACCTCCTCGCGGCTGTCGCGAGACAGAGCGATCAGCATACCGCTCGTCGCGTGCGCGTCAGCGATCGGCTTTGCTGTGAACGTCTGATAATAGCCATGTTGCAGAAGCTGGAACGTGATCGTTTCTGACCACACCATCGAGCTCGCATTTTCATTGGAGAACTGCTCGTTCTTGACGCAGCCGATGGCCTCGTAGAAAGCCGTCGCGGTTGCCAGATCCTTCACCGGCAGGTTCAGAAAGATCATTTTAGTCATTATCTTGCTCTCAGAGATGGCTTAAACAAAGGTCTGCTCGAACGTCTGGCTCGGATGGATGCAGACGATCTCCAGCCGGCCGGTGCCGACATTTTCGAAACGATGAGGAACGTTGGCCGGGCCAACAATGATGTCGCCGGCAGAGCCGCGCGTCTTATCATTGCCAACCGTGAACTCGGCCTCCCCCTTTCGAACCACCCAGGTCTCGGCATAGGGATGAACATGCAGCGCCGGGCCGCGGCCCGGATCCGCGTCCACGATAAAAACCGATACCTCGCTGCCGAAGTGACGACCTTCGAAGCGGACAGTACGGCTCGTGCCGGGTTCGGGATGCTGATAGCGATAAACCGAAAACATCCTGATCTCCTCCAACTGTTCGCAGTTATCTTCACAAGAAGACATATTGTCAAACTATCTTCTCGTCAAGATAAATATCTTCGCACAAAGATATCTTTGCGGCTGGGGCCCCATGGTGTATGGAACAGCACCACGCAAATGTGGGGCACGACGAAGCAAACGAGGATCATGCGGGTGGCGCCAGACAACAACCGCGGCTCAAAGGAGGGCGCTGTCGAAGACCATGTCGACCGGCTCCGCGCGCAATGGGCCTGCGAATTGCCGGACCTCGACACCGAGCCGATGGCGATTTTGGGACGCGCGAAACGGCTAACAAATCTGGTGGCGCCCTCCATCGAGGAGACCTTTGCCAAGTTCGGTCTCGATCGCGGCGAGTTCGACGTCATCGCGACCCTGCGCAGATCTGGACCACCCTACCAGCTGACGCCGACGGCAATGTATACGACGCTTATGCTGTCTTCCGGCGGACTGACGCACCGCCTTGATCGGCTGGAAAAGGCTGGTCTGATTGTGCGCGAGAAATCGGCCCACGACGGGCGAAGTGTTGTCGTTTGCCTGACCGCAACGGGCATCGCGCTAGCCGAAAAGGCGTTTCGCGCGGATATGGCCAGTGAACTCTTGTTCCTGGAAGGTTTGGATGTCGAAGAGCGCGCGGCTCTGGCCGCCCTGCTGCGCAAGCTTGTCATGAGTATAGAGGCAGGCCCGAGCGATAAAGCAACCTCGTGATCTCGATGTCGCGCCAGCATAAGAAACTCACTCTCAGCATTGAGCGCCGTCGCTGACCAGGTGCGATATGAAGGCGATTCAGATGTAAGCCGGGAGAAATCTCATCGCCTCCTCTGCTTCCTGATGACGTCCGCGTTCTTCGCGACCCGTCGGCCTCAGACAGCACCTCGTCGCTCACACCTGCCCAGGTGGGCGAGAGTCTGACGTTCCTCAAGGACGAATACACCTGACGACAAGAGCTTCAACGAAAAGGAGAGGCTTGCGTTCGAGCGATTTGGCCGATCGGACGATGGCAGCCGCCGATGAATGCAAGATGTGGTGATTGCGCGTAACGGACACCTGTCGGTCCGGACATCGGCGCTCAACCCGATCGTCATCACGATCCTTCACTGGAAGCGGTTGCGCTTTACCCTAGTCCTGTGTCCACGCCGAAAACGCCTCGGGCAGTACGTTCGACCCGCAGATCACCGTGACCACACGCTTGCCGCAGTATCGCGAGGGTTCTTCCAGGATCGCGGCAACGCCAAGGGCGGCCGATGGCTCGACCACGAGGCCGGCGTGCCGATGGAGCAGGCGCATGCCTGCCTTGATGCTTGCCTCCTCAACCAGCGGCACGTGATTGGCGACGGCGAGCAGGTCCTGAAGGACCGCCGCGATTGGGAACCGGCCGGCGACACCGTCGGCGATGGTATCGGTGCGATCGGTGGTGACGACCGATCGCGCCCGCCAGGACAGGGCCATGGCGGGCGCCCCGCTCGGCTGGATGCACACCACCTCCGTTGCGGGCGACAGGCACTTGAAAACGTGGCCAACGCCGGTGGCGAGCGCACCGCCGCCGAGCGCGAGCAGCATCGTGTCGATGCGGTCGAACCCTTCGACAAGCTCCAGCCCGATCGTGCCCGCGCCTTCGCAGGTGTCGAGGTTTTCGCTGTCCTCGACGAGTAAAGCGTTGCCGCTGGCCGCGATCTCGCGAGCGCGCTTTCGCGCGTCCTCGATGTCGCCCTCGACAAGTTCGACGGCAGCTCCGAGCCGGCGAATATGATCGATCTTCGCGGCATTGGCGCTTGTGGCGGCGACCACTGTCACGCCAATACCGCGTTCCCGCCCACTATATGCGAGTGCCTGCCCGAGATTGCCGGCGCTGGCGCAGACCGCGGCCTTCCGATCAGCGCTTCTTGCGAGGCGGGACATTACGACCTCGGTCCCACGTCCCTTGAAGCATCGGATCGGGTTTGCGGTCTCAAGTTTGATGACGAGTTCGCAGCCTAGACGATTGCCAAGAGATGGGCAGCCGAATTGGGGCGTGTCGCGAAACATCCGTGAGATATGTTCCCTCGCCTCAAAGATGCGCCCGAGGTCGAGCCTGGTGTCTGGTTGCCCGGCTTCCCGGGATGCTGCGGGTCTTTCACTGACAGGCTGCATGTGACATCCTCCGACGCTGTTGTTGCAGTTGCGCATTTGTGCGTTATAGCGCACGTTCGAAGTGTGCGCTATAACGCACAAATGCGAGGTCAGTCAGAAATGAAGTCCATCAGTCCCGTTGACACGGGGAATCTACTGAAATCGATCAGGCACGACCTTGGATGGAGCCTCGACAAGACTGCAGAGCGTACTGGAGTGAGCAAGGCGATGCTGGGCCAGATCGAGCGTGGCGAATCCACGCCGACGGTTGCGACGCTTTGGAAGATCGCGACGGGCTTGCGGGTTCCGATGACCACCCTGCTTGAGCCAGATCGCGAAGTAGGCGATGTGTTGCTTTTGCGTGACGCCAGTTGTCTCCGGGTGCGCCCGTCGGAGGAAGGCATGCAACGCGCATTGTTGTTCCCTTATGAGACCCGGTTCGGCTTCGAACTCTATGAACTGACCTTTGCGCCCGACTTCGAGAGTATCTCAGAGCCGCATGACATCGGGGTTGTGGAGCATGTGACCGTCCTGCGCGGGGAGATCGAATTGCTGGTGGAGGAAGAGTGGAGACGGGTCGAGCAAGGGCAGTCCCTGAGGTTTCCTGCCGACCGCCGCCATGGCTACCGCAATCGGACGCAAAGTGAGACTGTTGTCATGGATTTAATCCACTATCGGTTCGTTCCGCAGAATATCGCGGGTCGCAAAACGCAAGCGGGTTCTTGATCGAGGCGTTCCGACGTCGCGACCTGCATCTTCCCTCAGATAGCGGGGCCAAACGCCTGTGAAGTGAGCGATCCATCCCTGGGCGCCCAGCTCGGGTCCAGATGCTCATGTTCGATGAGTCGAACGCATATCGAATGTTAACGGGATCATAGAGAAGGAGTGCGCCGCAGTCCCATTCCTGCATCGTGGCCCGCAGTCTGCCGAGTCGATATCGGCGAGCCCTATCCAGAGTGGCGGAGGGAAGGGGACTTTTGAGCGGCCGATCCGCTCCCTCTGGATTGAGATAGGCCTTCTTCCTTTCGTCTTTGAAAACGGTCGACCCCGCTGGGCCTCCTGGGGCGATGACGTTCTCATTCATTGGGTCGGGATCCTCTCGAACACAGTTCGTGCATAAACGGCCGCGTGTCAGCCCGAGGAGCGTGTCGGTCATTCAGGGATGATCAGCGGTCGATGACCAGATCGCTCAGCGGCTTTGAACAGCAAGGCAGGAACAGACCGGCATCGACCTCCCTCTGGCGAATGCCGCCGTTATGCTTCATCTCGACTGATCCCGAGACGAGCTTGGACTTGCACGTTCCGCAAACGCCATTGGCACACGATGACGGAAGCCTCAGACGAGCCTTCTTGGCACAGCCGAGAACCGTCTGTTCCGATGCAACCTCGATGGTACGAGCCTGCTTCAGGAATTGCACTTGGAAGGTCTTCGCGACGACCGGCGCCGCCTCGCCGATAGGCAGTTCGGATTCATCAGGCATGGCCGCGTCGAAACTTTCCTCAATGTAGTTCGACGTCGGTACCCCCAGGTCGGCAGATATCTTCCTGGCCGCGGCCATGAACGGCGCCGGGCCGCAGCACATGACGATCCTCTCGGCTATATCCGGTACCGCCATCGTTATGTACTCGGGCGTTATTCGTCCCGTGATGCCAGGCCACCAGCGTTCACCCGTGAGATTTTCCGGAAGAAAATGGAGCCTCAGCCCCTTCATCTTCGTTGTAAGCGTGGACAGCTCGTCCCGGAAAATGAGGTCGAGCGGCGTCCTCGCAG
It encodes:
- a CDS encoding hybrid-cluster NAD(P)-dependent oxidoreductase produces the protein MDIKTLTSASNAPTDVWDPELDDTLVCIDVHQETHDVKSFTFASPQGKRFAFQAGQYFLFDFPLGADAEPRCYSISSSPQRPNAFTVTVKRAPDGRVSNWLHDNLKSGATVKAQGPLGHFIRPSGRGKKLLLSGGSGITPVMSIVRDLADTCDPTDVVFIHAARTPLDLIFRDELSTLTTKMKGLRLHFLPENLTGERWWPGITGRITPEYITMAVPDIAERIVMCCGPAPFMAAARKISADLGVPTSNYIEESFDAAMPDESELPIGEAAPVVAKTFQVQFLKQARTIEVASEQTVLGCAKKARLRLPSSCANGVCGTCKSKLVSGSVEMKHNGGIRQREVDAGLFLPCCSKPLSDLVIDR